The following proteins are encoded in a genomic region of Oryza brachyantha chromosome 11, ObraRS2, whole genome shotgun sequence:
- the LOC102713956 gene encoding BEL1-like homeodomain protein 1, with the protein MAAYYHGGAGTDIQSDTDGLQTLYLMNPSYAGYSDAAAAAAQPGAANMMLLNSAVTSMTPVSFGHQPSPSSAAQHFVGIPLQPQASGYNLWTSAATGADDMSPPSQQAPGGGAAAVSAVLSLSSREAPPVTVAAVVAGDEGKYGAPVPTTTSQGQMVMSSKYLKAAQELLDEVVSVSKGVDDGKAAAAAKSPTSVKKKEDSEGVSGGGTEDGGGGAKRSGAAPPPEMSTAERQELQMKKGKLINMLDEVEQRYRQYHQQMQVVVTSFEAVAGGGSARTYTALALRTISRQFRCLRDAIAAQVRAASRALGEAEADGGGGGGRSMGSRLRYIDHQLRQQRALQQLGMMQSSAWRPQRGLPERSVSILRAWLFEHFLHPYPKDSDKIMLAKQTGLTRSQVSNWFINARVRLWKPMVEEMYLEETKDQEGAGDEGKPGGSKGSNAGVNGVVVDSAGKVENKAARVAESGGGVHASLLELAGDHQAQPGFYEDDDEEDGGGGAAVLQQKLKKARTAEEQQQQTAAFHVSDMATLHAQAAAAAAAARHDEVSHRELLMKFMESGSAAGAGSRDHHHHGEHGGGYSLFAAPAPYGQFGSEQFAFAGHGGGVSLTLGLPHGADQTTAASFLMSGSNASDSAGHSVAGGGGYDMNMQSTKSFAAQLMRDFVA; encoded by the exons ATGGCGGCGTActaccacggcggcgccggcacggaCATCCAGTCCGACACCGACGGCCTGCAGACTTTGTACCTCATGAACCCGAGCTACGCCGGCTAcagcgacgccgcggcggcggccgcgcagCCGGGCGCGGCCAACATGATGCTCCTGAACTCGGCGGTGACCTCCATGACGCCGGTGTCGTTCGGCcaccagccgtcgccgtcgtcggcggcgcagCACTTCGTCGGCATCCCTCTCCAGCCGCAGGCCTCCGGGTACAACCTGTGGACCTCCGCGGCCACCGGCGCTGACGAcatgtcgccgccgtcgcagcaagctcccggcggtggcgcggctgcGGTCAGTGCTGTGCTCAGCCTGTCGTCCCgggaggcgccgccggtgacggTTGCGGCCgtggtggccggcgacgaggggaAGTATGGGGCGCCTgtgccgacgacgacgtcgcagGGGCAGATGGTGATGAGCTCCAAGTACCTCAAGGCGGCGCAGGAGCTGCTCGACGAGGTGGTGAGCGTTAGCAAGGGCGTGGATGACGggaaggccgcggcggcggcgaagagccCAACCTCggtgaagaagaaggaggacTCGGAGGGCGTGTCGGGAGGCGGAACggaggacggtggcggcggggcgaagCGCAgtggcgcggcgccgccgccggagatgtCGACGGCCGAGCGGCAGGAGCTGCAGATGAAGAAAGGCAAGCTGATTAACATGCTTGACGAG gtggAGCAGCGGTACAGGCAGTACCACCAGCAGATGCAGGTGGTGGTGACGTCGTTcgaggcggtggccggcggcgggtcggcgaggacgtACACGGCGCTGGCGCTGCGGACGATCTCGCGGCAGTTCCGGTGCCTGAGGGACGCGATCGCGGCGCAGGTGAGGGCGGCGAGCCGGGCGctcggggaggcggaggcggacggcggcggcggcggggggcgcAGCATGGGGTCGCGGCTCCGGTACATCGACCACCAGCTCCGGCAGCAGCGCGCGCTGCAGCAGCTGGGGATGATGCAGAGCAGCGCGTGGCGGCCGCAGCGCGGCCTCCCCGAGCGCTCCGTCTCCATCCTCCGCGCCTGGCTCTTCGAACACTTCCTCCACCC ATACCCCAAGGATTCGGACAAGATCATGCTCGCCAAGCAAACCGGCCTCACAAGGAGCCAG GTGTCGAACTGGTTCATCAACGCGAGGGTGAGGCTGTGGAAGCCGATGGTGGAGGAGATGTACCTGGAGGAGACCAAGGATCAGGAGGGCGCCGGAGACGAGGGGAAGCCCGGCGGGAGCAAGGGAAGCAACGCTGGTGTCaatggcgtcgtcgtcgataGTGCTGGGAAGGTGGAGAACAAGGCGGCGCGCGTGGCGGAGAGTGGTGGCGGTGTCCATGCGTCGCTGCTCGAGCTCGCCGGTGACCACCAGGCGCAGCCGGGGTTctacgaggacgacgacgaggaggatggcggcggtggcgccgccgttCTACAGCAGAAGCTGAAGAAGGCGAggacggcggaggagcagcagcagcagacggCGGCGTTCCACGTGTCCGACATGGCCACGCTGCACGCgcaggccgccgcggccgcggcggctgccAGGCACGACGAGGTGAGCCACCGGGAGCTCCTCATGAAGTTCATGGAGagcggcagcgccgccggcgcgggctccagggaccaccaccaccacggcgaacacggcggcggctactCGCTgttcgccgcgccggcgccgtacGGGCAGTTCGGCTCAGAGCAGTTCGCGTTCgccgggcacggcggcggcgtgtcgCTCACGCTCGGCCTCCCCCACGGCGCCGACCAGACGACGGCAGCTTCGTTCCTCATGAGCGGCAGCAATGCCAGCGACAGCGCCGGCCacagcgtcgccggcggcggcggctacgaCATGAACATGCAGAGCACCAAGTCGTTCGCGGCTCAGCTCATGAGAGACTTCGTGGCCTAG